The sequence TCATCGGAACCCTGGCTTTGAGTGCCACGGCGGGGAAAGTTGTGCTTGTCAGCACCAATGGCTTGATTGCAAGTGGAACCGCCTGTCCCTCAGGCCCCAGCATGATCGACCTCGTTGGTTTCGGGTCGAGCGCAAACTGCTTTGAAGGAACGGGGCCGAGTCCGGCCCCCAGCAGCACTCATGCGATATTGAGGTCCAGCGACGGTTGTGCAGACACCGACAACAACTCACTGGATTTTAATGCGGGGACGCCGAATCCGCGGAATTCTGCCTCCCCGAGAAACTCCTGCGGCACGGCAACAAATCCCAGTGGTGTCGGAGCTGCCAATCCGGGAAGCGTCGTGGCAGGCGGCTCAACTCTTCTGACCGTCTCAGTCACACCGGGATCAAATCCCCCCAGCACCGGGATTGCAGTTCGCGGTGATTTGACCCCGATCGGAGGCTCGGCCACACAGCCCTTCTACGACGATGGAACGCATGGGGATGTGACTCCCGCGGACAGCACATTTTCTTGCCAGGGTACTGTGGGAACAGCAACCGCAAATGGGACGAAGAGCCTGCTGGTAACCGTCTCGGACGCTGAAATGCGTACAGCCTCCTTAAGTATTGACCTCACCGTTCAGTCCTCTTCTCTTGTCGCCATCCATGACATCCAGGGAAGTGGAGTGTCCTCCCCTCACCAGGGAGAGTTGGTGACCACCGCCGGGATTGTCACTGCGGTCAAAGACAACGCCTTCTTCCTTCAGAGTCGTGACGCTGAAATCGATAGCGACCCGAACACTTCCGAGGGGATTCTTGTTGTTACATCGAGTGCGCCGCCTTCGGCCGCGGTCGTGGGCAACGGGGTCACAGTGACAGGCACGGTCCGCGAATATGTGCCGGCCTCCGACCCCAACAGTCCATCCGTCACTCAATTGAGCGAGCCTGTGACCGTCACACTGGTTTCCACGGGGAATCCCTTGCCCGCTCCCGTGACTCTGACGGCGTCGGACCTCAGCTCCTCGGGTCCCATCCAACAGCTCTTCAAATTTGAGGGTATGCGCGTCCACGCCGATTCGCTCACAGTCGTTGCACCCACCGAGGGGGTTGTTGATGAGATAAATGCCACCTCAAGGTCCAACGGAGTCTGCTATGCAGTGCTGACAGGGGTGCCTCGGCCTTTTCGTGAACCGGGGATTGAGGTGCCTGATTCACTCCCCCCGGATTCACCCTGCTGCGTCCCGCGGTTCGACGCCAATCCTGAACGATTACGTGTCGACAGTGACGGACTGGCGGGCGCCACTCCCTTAGAAGTTACCTCCGGAGCAGTCCTGACCAACATCACGGGACCGTTGGACTTTGTCTCCCGAACTTATACGATCTTGCCTGATTCATCGTCGTCTCCGGCCATATCGGGAAACATCAGTGCAATCCCCGTTCCCCCGGCAAAGGCGGATGAGTTCACCATCGGGTCCTTTAACATGGAACGATTTTATGATTCCACGGATGATCCTGCGATGATCGAACCTGTCCTGACGACGACGGCCTTCAATAATCGGCTCAATAAAGCCTCGCTGGCCATCCGGAACGTAATGGGAATGCCTGACATCATTGGCGTCGAGGAAGTAGAGAACCTTCCGCTTTTGCAGGCTTTGGCCGACAGGATCAACCAGGATGCAGTTGCCGCGGGCAATCCCGATCCAGCCTACCAGGCCTATCTCATCGAAGGCAACGATTCATCGGGTATCGATGTGGGCATCCTCGCGAAGAGGTCCCGCGTAAACGTCGTGGAGGTGACTCAGGCTGGGAAGACCGATACCTTCCGGGATCCTGTCACGGGCCAACAGGTTCTTCTTAATGATCGCCCCCCCTTGATCATGCGCGCGGCCATCTTGAGAACGGATAATTCCGTCTACCCCGCGACGGTCGTTGTCAGCCACCTGCGTTCATTGTCAGGGGTCAACGATGCGGCGGAGGGTGCCCGCGTCCGCGCGAAGCGTGCGGCACAGGCCGAGTATCTTGCCAACCTGATTCAATCCCGGCAGTCCGCCGATGCCAGGGAGGCGATCATCTCGATCGGAGATTACAATGCATTCCAGTTTAACGATGGATACGTGGATGTGATGGGGACGGTCCTGGGGATGCCGGCGCCGCCCGATCAGGTCTTTCTGTCAAGCGGCGATCTCGTCAATCCTGACCTGATCAACTTGACCCATCGCGCTCCGGTGGACCAACAGTATTCTTACAGCCTGGATGGGAACGCCCAGGCGCTCGATCACATTGTGATCACGGCGAACCTGCTCCCTCAATTCGCCGGACTCCACGTCGCGCGCTGCAATGCAGATTTTCCGGAATCCTTTCGCAATGATGCGAATCGACCCGAGCGCATGTCTGATCATGACATGCCGATCGCTTATTTTGTCTTTCCATCAAGGGGAGCCGACCTGTCTGTCATCAAGAAGTATTCATCGGATCCCGTTCAATCCGGAGCTCCATTTGGATACCTCCTGGCGGTGACAAATAATGGTCCTGAGACCGCCTCGTCTGTAGTGATGACCGATACCCTCGCAACCAACACCACCTTCATGTCCATTACCCCCCCAGCGGGTTGGACTTGTGCTGTTCCCCCAGTGGGCGGCAGCGGAATCTTGACCTGCACCCGGAAATCGTTGGAGGCCTTTGCTCTTGATACCTTCCTCGTGACAGTGAGGATCAATTGTTCGCTCGAAACGGGGACCCTGCTTTCCAGCAAGGCGACGATCCAATCTTCCGAATCTGACTGGAATCCGGCGAACAATTCAAGCACCTCGACGGTCACTGTACTCGATTCCACAACAATCTCCCCCTTGAGTCAATCGTTCGGAGCAAGTGGAGGGGCAGGAATAGTGAAGGTCAGCATTCCGGAGGATTGTCGATGGGCTGCATCAAGTAATGATCAATGGATTACGATAATCTCCTCCGACAACGGGGTTGGCAATGCGACGGTCAGTTACCGGGTTTCCGCGAACAAGGGAGTGAGCCCACGCCAGGGATCAATGACAGTCGCCGGACGAGCCTTCTCGGTGTCTCAAGCAGGCAGCGGCGGCGGAAATACACAGCTCAGTCTCATAGTCCCAGCCGATGGCGTGAACACCACAACAACTCAAGTCGAGGGAGGAAACGTCCGGGCAGGGTATGCCATAGTCACTGCGGATCCCTCCAGGAAAGCGGACGGCCGCACTCACCTTGTTTCCGAGATCGCTCTTGAAGGGACGGCGGTTCTCAGCTTGATCCAGAATGGTGTCGTCGTCAGCGAAGCGGGAGTGCCTGCTTCACCGCCCACAACTTCCGCTCAAATCTTTATCGATTTTCGTTCAGACCCTGGAGCCATGGCGGGTCCGGAGGCTGCACACACTTCCCAAGTCAATACCGGACTGGCAATCGTCAATCAAGGGACAGGCGCCGCCAACGTTTCATATCGACTTCGGGATTCCGCGGGCATAGTCCTGGCCACCGGGCATGGGACCTTGGGGGAGGGCGGTCATCGGGCGTTATTCATCGATGAGCTGAATCAAATCGCACATGATTTCATCTTGCCCCCGGACTTTTCAACGGCTGCGGGCTTTGGGACGCTTGAAATCAGCAGCGATCAGCCGCTTTCCATCCTGGGTTTGAGGCTTGCCATGAGTCAGCGCGGAGAAACCCTGTTGACAACGACCCCGATCTCCGATTTGACCCGACCAGTCACCTCCGGCGTGCTCTTCTTCCCGCACGTGGTGGAGGGGGGCGGGTACAAGACGTCAATCATTCTTCTAAACAACTCCGATTCGGGTGAAGCAGGAACACTGCGGATATTCGACAACCGTGGGGCAGGCTTGATGGTCCGGCAGGCCGGTAGTTATGCCCCTCCCTCTTCAGTCTTTGCCTACAAAATCGAGCCGCGGGGGGTCTATGTGTTTCAGACCGAGGGATCTCCATTAGCGGTTCTTGCTGGCTGGGCGCAAGTCGAGCCGGACAACGGCACACCGACGCCGGTCGGCGCAGGATTATTGAGCTATACAACAGAAGGCATCCTGCGTTCCGAAACAGGGATTCCCTCCGCGGTCCCGTCAAATCACGCGCGGGTTTATGTCGACCGGACGGGCGGCCATAACACCGGAATCGCAATCGCGGATCCTTCAGGAACCGGCCTTCGAGCCGCTCTGAAAGCTTTTCAAGTCGATGGGAATACTGCGGCGGGAACCGGGAACGTGGATCTTGTCGGTCGCGGGCATGAAGCGAGGTTTGCCAACGAATATATCCCGGCAATTCCGGAGGGATTCACCGGAGTGCTGGATATTTCAGCGCCTTCACCTTTCGTCGCCCTCACCCTGCGTGCCCTCACCAATGCGAGAGGCGATTTTCTAATGACTACATTTCCCATTGTGGACTTGAATCAGGCCACTCGCGCTCCCTTGGTTTTTTCTCAGATTGCAGCGGGGGGCGGGTACGAGACCCAATGCATTGTGTTTGGCAAAGGGAGCGAAACCCATGTCTTGATCAGTTATTTCGGTGATGACGGCACTCCCCTGAACGTGGGGAATAAATCTCAGGATAGGCAAGGAAATCTGATAAAAAAGTAGTTTCGATTGAAAAAGCGCTTGCGGGAAGGCAGTATGCGAGAAGGATTGGGGGCACCTTAGGCATTGGGGCTGCCCTCAACCTTCTTTATGCCACATCCGGACCGGAAGTCATTTCTGGAATGAATTGCTCAAGTGCATGAAGGTTTCAAGATACAATGACTGGTGGATGTGTTTTCCCCGTGGGCCGATCCCGGTGATGAGATGGACCCGGGAGGCTGTATTGACCAGGGTCTTGGTTTCCACTCGTCGCGGTTGAGTCTGTTGAGAGGTACAACGTCACAGGGATTCAGCGTTATCTCTGCTTCCTTGCGACTGATCTTGCCATTGCCTCACATGTTTCCTGCACTCTTGATTTTCCTGGGCACTTATCTCGTACTCGCCGTCGGGCGTCTTCCCGGATTTCGCGTCGATCGCACCGGCGCGGCAATCATCGGCGCCAGCCTGATGATTGCGTTTCGGGTCCTTTCCCT comes from Terriglobia bacterium and encodes:
- a CDS encoding DUF11 domain-containing protein, which codes for MKRPGFSNALLCPSRHRLISALLLLVVVFAALRAVLPSMVLAVSNTIVLSQVYGGGGNSGATLKNDFIELFNRGSASVDVTGWSIQYTSAAGTTWQKTDLSGTIGPGQYYLVQEAQGSGGTINLPPPDVIGTLALSATAGKVVLVSTNGLIASGTACPSGPSMIDLVGFGSSANCFEGTGPSPAPSSTHAILRSSDGCADTDNNSLDFNAGTPNPRNSASPRNSCGTATNPSGVGAANPGSVVAGGSTLLTVSVTPGSNPPSTGIAVRGDLTPIGGSATQPFYDDGTHGDVTPADSTFSCQGTVGTATANGTKSLLVTVSDAEMRTASLSIDLTVQSSSLVAIHDIQGSGVSSPHQGELVTTAGIVTAVKDNAFFLQSRDAEIDSDPNTSEGILVVTSSAPPSAAVVGNGVTVTGTVREYVPASDPNSPSVTQLSEPVTVTLVSTGNPLPAPVTLTASDLSSSGPIQQLFKFEGMRVHADSLTVVAPTEGVVDEINATSRSNGVCYAVLTGVPRPFREPGIEVPDSLPPDSPCCVPRFDANPERLRVDSDGLAGATPLEVTSGAVLTNITGPLDFVSRTYTILPDSSSSPAISGNISAIPVPPAKADEFTIGSFNMERFYDSTDDPAMIEPVLTTTAFNNRLNKASLAIRNVMGMPDIIGVEEVENLPLLQALADRINQDAVAAGNPDPAYQAYLIEGNDSSGIDVGILAKRSRVNVVEVTQAGKTDTFRDPVTGQQVLLNDRPPLIMRAAILRTDNSVYPATVVVSHLRSLSGVNDAAEGARVRAKRAAQAEYLANLIQSRQSADAREAIISIGDYNAFQFNDGYVDVMGTVLGMPAPPDQVFLSSGDLVNPDLINLTHRAPVDQQYSYSLDGNAQALDHIVITANLLPQFAGLHVARCNADFPESFRNDANRPERMSDHDMPIAYFVFPSRGADLSVIKKYSSDPVQSGAPFGYLLAVTNNGPETASSVVMTDTLATNTTFMSITPPAGWTCAVPPVGGSGILTCTRKSLEAFALDTFLVTVRINCSLETGTLLSSKATIQSSESDWNPANNSSTSTVTVLDSTTISPLSQSFGASGGAGIVKVSIPEDCRWAASSNDQWITIISSDNGVGNATVSYRVSANKGVSPRQGSMTVAGRAFSVSQAGSGGGNTQLSLIVPADGVNTTTTQVEGGNVRAGYAIVTADPSRKADGRTHLVSEIALEGTAVLSLIQNGVVVSEAGVPASPPTTSAQIFIDFRSDPGAMAGPEAAHTSQVNTGLAIVNQGTGAANVSYRLRDSAGIVLATGHGTLGEGGHRALFIDELNQIAHDFILPPDFSTAAGFGTLEISSDQPLSILGLRLAMSQRGETLLTTTPISDLTRPVTSGVLFFPHVVEGGGYKTSIILLNNSDSGEAGTLRIFDNRGAGLMVRQAGSYAPPSSVFAYKIEPRGVYVFQTEGSPLAVLAGWAQVEPDNGTPTPVGAGLLSYTTEGILRSETGIPSAVPSNHARVYVDRTGGHNTGIAIADPSGTGLRAALKAFQVDGNTAAGTGNVDLVGRGHEARFANEYIPAIPEGFTGVLDISAPSPFVALTLRALTNARGDFLMTTFPIVDLNQATRAPLVFSQIAAGGGYETQCIVFGKGSETHVLISYFGDDGTPLNVGNKSQDRQGNLIKK